The genomic segment CTCTTTTGAATGTTTATATACAAAATCAGCAAAAAAATATGCTAAACTTTGAATACAACCAAAGCTAATATTTTGTGTTCTTGCGCCAGCTAGTTTAAAATTCATAGCAGATTTTTAAAATTTATACAATCAAATTCATTTTTAATTAATCTATATTAAATCTAACTCCTTTTTAATACTAAAATCATCAGCATTTTCTATGAGTTTTTACCGGCTTTATAAAAATTATTTTCTAGTTCAAGCTTTATTTCTATGATACAAAATAAGTTAAATATGCCTAAAATAAGATCAATATCTCCAGTTAATAGAGTATATTCTTTTTTTGAAATTTTACATAAAGACTTGTTTTTTAGTGTTAAAAATTATGTTTTTTGGATTTAACACCTAAAATTGGTGTAACTTGTTGTAAAGTGCATATTAAAAAAAATCATAAGTGGCTTTTATATAATAAAAATATTCGCATTTTGTTAGTTTTTGCCAAACATAGCATTGGTTTTTAATGATATGATTGGCTTTTGAAACTTATAAAAACTATTTAAAATTATTTAATGATTTTATACACCTAAGTTCATCAATAATCTTAATGCTAAATTTGCTTCATGGTTTGCACATATAGCAACTCTAGGTGCCATTAGTCCTTGACCTATATTTGCTTCGTTTGTAAAATCTCCGCATATGTACAAGTTATTTGCAAATTTTACAGTTTTGATTAGGTTAGAGCTATGCATTCCAGCCATTCCAGAACCACAAATAATTTTTTTATCTTTTAGACTATTTCCAGCTTCGTTTATAATCATTGATTTGCTTAATGTATTGTCAAATGCTTCACAAACTATACTGCACTCTGAAAAAATATCTGCTACATTTGTTTTATCAAGATAAATTTCATGTGTTATTACTTCAACAAATGGATTTATTTTACTAATAAGATCTTTTAATGCATGTGTTTTATTCATACCTATATGGCTTACATAGTATTGTTGGCGATTTAAATTGCTTGGTTCTACTATGTCAAAATCAACCAAAACAAGCTTTGATATACCGACTCTAGCAAGGCTTAATGCTATGTTTGAACCAAGACCACCGAGTCCAGCTATGCCTACACAAGCATTTGATAGAGCATTATTTAATTCAGGAGAGTTTCTAGCTTCTATCATTGATTTTAATATCTCATTGCTAGGCATAACACCACGTTTTATTATATTTATTTTATCGTTATCTTTTAAAGGCTGATTTCCTTTTATGGCAAAACCATTTAATATATAAATATCAGCTTCAAGTAGGTTGTGCTTTTGTATAAAAAGTGAAATTTCACTTTTTAATTCACCTGAAATTTCACTTTTTAATTCATTTAAGTCTTTTGAGTCTGTCTTAAAACCGTATCCGTTAATTTCTATTTTTATCAATTTTTTATCCACTCTTATATTTTATAATTTTTTACAAAATTACTTATTCTTTCTATTCCTTTTTTTATACTATCTGTGTCTGTGGCAAAGCTTAGTCTAAAATAACCTTGCATTCCAAAACCAATTCCAGGCACTGTTGCAACCTTTGCTTCTTCTAGCATTTTTTTACAAAATCTTACCGAGTCTTCATCAACTTCTTTACAATTTACAAATAGATAAAATGCACCATTTGGTTTTTTGACTTTTAATCCATCTATGTTGTTTATAAGCTCAACAGCCAAGTCTCTTCTTTTTTGAAACTCATTTTTCATATACTTTATATCATCATCGCTTTTACCTAGAAGTGAAGCTATAGCACCTCTTTGAGTTAGTGTTGATATGTTGCTAGTGCTTTGACTTTGTAGTTTTTTAACAGCGGCATTTAGCTCATCCATAACACTTGCCATATAGCCAAATCTCCATCCAGGCATAGCCCCACATTTACTAAGTCCATTTATGGTAACAGTTCTTTTAAACATATCTTCACTTATAGAAGCAACTGCCACAAATTCTGTGTCGTATGTTAATTTTTCATAAATTTCATCACTTAAAACTATTATGTTTGTACCTTTTAAAATTTCTGCAAATTCTAAAAGTTCATCTTTTGTATAAACAGAACCTGTTGGGTTATTTGGGTGATTTAGGCAAAATACCTTTGTTTTTTCTGTGATTGCATCTTTTAGTTGTTTTGGGGTTATTTTAAAATCACACTCGTCATTAGTTTCTAAAAATACAGGAACACCGCCACTGAATTTTACAATTTCAGGGTAGCTTACCCAGTAAGGACTTGGGATAATAACCTCATCACCCTTATCTATAAGTGCTTGAAAGATATTAAAAAGTGAGTGTTTTGCTCCAACATTTGTTACGATTTGATTTGTTGTATAGGTTAAGTTGTTATCTTTTTTTAGTTTTGTAGCTATAGCTTTTAATACATCAGGTTCACCTGCTACAGCTGTATATTTTCCACAGCCACTATCTAGTGCTTCTTTTACAGCATCTTTTATTGCTTTAGGTGTATCAAAATCAGGTTCACCAGCACTAAAACTTATAACATCTACGCCATCAGCTTTCATCTGCTTTGCTTTAGCTGATATTGCTATGGTTAAAGACTCACTTAAAGTTTGCATTCTTTGTGATAACATTTACTTAATCCTTTGTAATG from the Campylobacter pinnipediorum subsp. pinnipediorum genome contains:
- the thiF gene encoding sulfur carrier protein ThiS adenylyltransferase ThiF; this encodes MIKIEINGYGFKTDSKDLNELKSEISGELKSEISLFIQKHNLLEADIYILNGFAIKGNQPLKDNDKINIIKRGVMPSNEILKSMIEARNSPELNNALSNACVGIAGLGGLGSNIALSLARVGISKLVLVDFDIVEPSNLNRQQYYVSHIGMNKTHALKDLISKINPFVEVITHEIYLDKTNVADIFSECSIVCEAFDNTLSKSMIINEAGNSLKDKKIICGSGMAGMHSSNLIKTVKFANNLYICGDFTNEANIGQGLMAPRVAICANHEANLALRLLMNLGV
- a CDS encoding pyridoxal phosphate-dependent aminotransferase; protein product: MLSQRMQTLSESLTIAISAKAKQMKADGVDVISFSAGEPDFDTPKAIKDAVKEALDSGCGKYTAVAGEPDVLKAIATKLKKDNNLTYTTNQIVTNVGAKHSLFNIFQALIDKGDEVIIPSPYWVSYPEIVKFSGGVPVFLETNDECDFKITPKQLKDAITEKTKVFCLNHPNNPTGSVYTKDELLEFAEILKGTNIIVLSDEIYEKLTYDTEFVAVASISEDMFKRTVTINGLSKCGAMPGWRFGYMASVMDELNAAVKKLQSQSTSNISTLTQRGAIASLLGKSDDDIKYMKNEFQKRRDLAVELINNIDGLKVKKPNGAFYLFVNCKEVDEDSVRFCKKMLEEAKVATVPGIGFGMQGYFRLSFATDTDSIKKGIERISNFVKNYKI